From Carya illinoinensis cultivar Pawnee chromosome 5, C.illinoinensisPawnee_v1, whole genome shotgun sequence, one genomic window encodes:
- the LOC122311788 gene encoding E3 ubiquitin-protein ligase AIRP2-like isoform X2, which produces MKLVYNHLAPLFLFLLQWMDCSCTCLLPRYLNLFHILVYKVYADGGPNISTHGRKATIRDFYAVILPSLQRLHGSLEELKVTKEGNLGIETSGKKRVEGDGRLANVDLEREDECGICLEPCAKMVLPNCCHAMCIKCYRNWNTKSESCPFCRGNLKRVKSEDLWVLTCGDDVVDAKMISREDLLRFYLYINSLPKDYPDALFVMYYEYLI; this is translated from the exons ATGAAATTGGTGTATAATCACTTGGCTCCcctctttctatttttactaCAGTGGATGGATTGTTCTTGCACATGTCTACTACCCAGATATCTAAATCTGTTCCACATACTTGTATACAAG GTTTATGCAGATGGTGGACCAAATATATCAACGCATGGAAGGAAGGCGACAATTAGAGACTTTTATG CTGTTATCTTGCCATCCCTTCAAAGGCTCCATGGCAGCTTGGAGGAGTTGAAAGTTACCAAAGAAGGGAATCTTGGCATTGAAACTTCTGGCAAAAAGAGGGTGGAAGGAGATGGAAGACTTGCCAATGTCGATTTGGAGAGAGAAGATGAATGTGGGATTTGCTTGGAGCCTTGCGCCAAAATGGTCCTGCCTAATTGCTGCCATGCAATGTGCATCAAATGTTATCGCAATTG GAACACAAAATCAGAGTCCTGCCCTTTTTGTCGGGGTAACCTAAAGAGAGTCAAATCAGAAGACTTATGGGTGCTCACATGTGGTGACGATGTTGTTGATGCCAAAATGATTTCCAGGGAGGACCTGTTGCGTTTCTACCTTTACATCAACAGCCTGCCAAAAGATTATCCAGATGCACTTTTTGTAATGTATTATGAATATCTGATTTga
- the LOC122311788 gene encoding E3 ubiquitin-protein ligase AIRP2-like isoform X1 codes for MEMMYYQLAGSSYQDSLKVLEADIQHANSLAAAIPRAKGGAHLQMKLVYNHLAPLFLFLLQWMDCSCTCLLPRYLNLFHILVYKVYADGGPNISTHGRKATIRDFYAVILPSLQRLHGSLEELKVTKEGNLGIETSGKKRVEGDGRLANVDLEREDECGICLEPCAKMVLPNCCHAMCIKCYRNWNTKSESCPFCRGNLKRVKSEDLWVLTCGDDVVDAKMISREDLLRFYLYINSLPKDYPDALFVMYYEYLI; via the exons ATGGAGATGATGTATTACCAGCTTGCCGGGTCGTCTTACCAGGACTCGCTGAAAGTCTTGGAGGCTGATATACAGCATGCTAATTCTTT GGCTGCTGCAATACCAAGAGCCAAGGGTGGTGCGCATCTTCAAATGAAATTGGTGTATAATCACTTGGCTCCcctctttctatttttactaCAGTGGATGGATTGTTCTTGCACATGTCTACTACCCAGATATCTAAATCTGTTCCACATACTTGTATACAAG GTTTATGCAGATGGTGGACCAAATATATCAACGCATGGAAGGAAGGCGACAATTAGAGACTTTTATG CTGTTATCTTGCCATCCCTTCAAAGGCTCCATGGCAGCTTGGAGGAGTTGAAAGTTACCAAAGAAGGGAATCTTGGCATTGAAACTTCTGGCAAAAAGAGGGTGGAAGGAGATGGAAGACTTGCCAATGTCGATTTGGAGAGAGAAGATGAATGTGGGATTTGCTTGGAGCCTTGCGCCAAAATGGTCCTGCCTAATTGCTGCCATGCAATGTGCATCAAATGTTATCGCAATTG GAACACAAAATCAGAGTCCTGCCCTTTTTGTCGGGGTAACCTAAAGAGAGTCAAATCAGAAGACTTATGGGTGCTCACATGTGGTGACGATGTTGTTGATGCCAAAATGATTTCCAGGGAGGACCTGTTGCGTTTCTACCTTTACATCAACAGCCTGCCAAAAGATTATCCAGATGCACTTTTTGTAATGTATTATGAATATCTGATTTga
- the LOC122310488 gene encoding probable LRR receptor-like serine/threonine-protein kinase At1g67720 isoform X2 — protein sequence MGFMSGGKSAVVENPRGNLVQYRRRREFPIDGKKYCYTLITQERRRYLVRATFQYGSPENEEPYPQFKLFLDTTKWSTVSILDASRIYVKEAVIRAPSDSINVCICCATTGSPFISTLELRPFNLSMYATDFEDNFFLEVAARLNFGAPSEDPLRYPDDPYDRIWESDLVKRQNFLVGVAPGTERISTSKNVNIRTREYPPEKLMQTAVVGTQGKLSYRLNLDDFPGNARAYAYFAEIEDLGANETRKFKLMQPYTQDYSNAVVNIAENANGSYTLYEPSYMNVTLDFVLSFAFLKTGDSTRGPLLNAMEISKYVKIDSKTDGHDLSVVNALRNMSSESIWTNEGDPCVPTQWEWVTCSSTPPPRITKIHVSRKNVKGEIPSGLNNMEALTELWLDGNSLTGPLPDISNLINLKILHLENNELSGPLPSSLGSLPNLQEVYIQNNSFTGEIPRGLLSGRVNFQYGDNPKLRKGAQNRKNFKLILGISIGVLVILSVLFLGSLLFMRIFRRKMYQEESDAKGDSKRSSTKPSATYSIARGAHLMEDGITYYIALSELEEATQNFSKKIGRGSFGSVFYGKMKDGKEVAVKIMTDLTSHGNQQFVTEVALLSRIHHRNLVPLIGYCEEEHQCILVYEYMHNGTLRDRIHDSANQNRLDWLARLYIAEDAAKGLEYLHTGCNPSIIHRDVKTSNILLDINMRAKVSDFGLSRQAEEDLTHISSVARGTVGYLDPEYYANQQLTEKSDVYSFGVVLLELISGRKPISPEEFGPEINIVHWARSLIRKGDIISVIDPFLVGNVKIESVWRIAEVAIQCVEQHGASRPRMQEIILAIQDAIKIEKGTEGNQKIVSPGNSKAQTSRKTLLTSFLEIESPDLSKDCLVPSAR from the exons ATGGGATTCATGAGCGGTGGAAAATCAGCAGTAGTAGAAAATCCAAGAGGAAACCTAGTACAGTATCGAAGGCGGCGAGAGTTTCCCATAGACGGCAAGAAGTACTGCTACACTTTAATCACCCAAGAAAGAAGGCGGTATCTAGTTCGTGCAACATTTCAGTATGGCAGCCCGGAAAATGAAGAACCATATCCCCAGTTTAAGTTATTCTTGGACACGACCAAGTGGTCAACTGTATCGATTTTGGATGCTTCAAGAATATATGTGAAGGAAGCTGTCATCAGGGCACCCTCTGATTCCATAAATGTGTGCATATGCTGTGCAACAACTGGTTCTCCATTCATATCTACACTTGAGCTGCGTCCCTTTAACCTTTCAATGTATGCCACTGATTTCGAAGACAATTTCTTCTTGGAAGTTGCAGCTAGATTGAACTTTGGGGCCCCAAGTGAAGATCCCCTTAG GTACCCAGATGATCCCTATGACAGAATTTGGGAGTCCGATCTGGTTAAAAGGCAAAACTTTCTTGTGGGTGTGGCCCCGGGCACAGAGAGAATAAGTACATCGAAGAATGTAAACATAAGAACAAGAGAGTACCCGCCTGAAAAATTGATGCAAACAGCTGTTGTTGGCACCCAAGGGAAGCTCAGCTATAGATTGAATTTAGACGATTTCCCTGGCAATGCTCGAGCTTATGCATACTTCGCTGAAATTGAAGACTTAGGTGCCAATGAAACTCGGAAGTTTAAATTGATGCAGCCTTACACCCAAGACTATAGCAATGCAGTGGTAAATATTGCTGAGAATGCCAATGGGAGCTATACTCTTTATGAACCCAGCTACATGAATGTGACTCTTGATTTTGTTCTGTCATTTGCCTTCCTTAAGACCGGGGATTCAACTCGAGGACCGCTTCTTAATGCAATGGAAATTAGTAAATACGTAAAGATTGATTCAAAGACTGACGGACACGACT TGAGTGTTGTCAATGCCCTTCGCAACATGTCTTCTGAAAGCATTTGGACAAATGAAGGTGATCCTTGTGTCCCAACTCAGTGGGAATGGGTAACCTGTAGCTCAACCCCTCCACCGAGAATTACAAAAAT CCACGTATCAAGAAAGAATGTGAAGGGTGAAATCCCATCAGGGCTCAACAACATGGAGGCCTTGACAGAGTT GTGGTTGGATGGCAATTCCCTCACAGGTCCACTCCCTGACATAAGTAATCTTATCAATTTAAAGATTCT GCATCTTGAGAACAACGAATTGAGTGGTCCATTACCTTCTTCCCTTGGCAGCTTGCCAAACTTACAAGAAGT GTACATACAAAACAACTCTTTTACCGGGGAAATACCACGAGGACTGTTAAGTGGGAGAGTCAATTTTCA GTATGGAGATAATCCCAAACTACGTAAAGGCGCACAGAACAGGAAGAATTTTAAGCTGATACTTGGAATTTCGATTGGAGTGCTTGTAATTCTGTCAGTTCTCTTCTTAGGAAGTTTATTATTTATGCGAATTTTTCGAAGAAAGATGTATCAAGAGGAAAGCGATGCAAAAG GTGATTCTAAGCGTAGCAGCACCAAACCTTCAGCCACATATTCAATTGCCCGTGGAGCGCATTTAATGGAGGATGGCATAACTTACTATATTGCACTCTCTGAACTAGAAGAAGCTACCCAaaacttttcaaagaaaattggCAGAGGAAGCTTTGGATCTGtcttttatgggaaaatgaaaGACGGAAAAGAGGTGGCAGTTAAGATCATGACAGATCTGACCAGCCATGGAAACCAGCAATTTGTGACTGAG GTAGCCCTCTTGTCAAGAATTCATCATAGAAATTTGGTTCCATTAATTGGATACTGTGAAGAAGAACATCAATGTATTTTGGTATATGAGTATATGCACAATGGAACCTTGCGGGATCGCATACATG ATTCTGCCAACCAGAATCGTTTAGACTGGCTTGCTCGTCTTTATATAGCAGAAGATGCGGCTAAAG GTCTCGAGTACTTGCACACTGGATGCAATCCAAGTATCATTCACCGAGATGTAAAAACAAGCAATATTCTCCTAGACATCAATATGAGAGCAAAAGTGTCAGATTTCGGACTTTCAAGGCAAGCTGAAGAAGATTTAACCCATATATCAAGTGTGGCACGAGGAACAGTAGGCTACCTGGATCCTGA GTACTACGCAAATCAGCAATTGACTGAAAAGAGTGATGTTTACAGTTTTGGGGTGGTTCTCTTGGAATTGATCTCTGGAAGAAAGCCTATTTCCCCAGAAGAATTTGGCCCTGAAATAAACATTGTTCACTGG GCGAGGTCTTTGATTCGCAAGGGGGATATTATTAGTGTCATAGACCCTTTCCTGGTAGGAAACGTCAAGATCGAGTCCGTTTGGAGGATTGCTGAAGTTGCTATCCAGTGTGTTGAACAACACGGGGCTTCCAGGCCAAGGATGCAGGAAATCATTTTGGCCATACAGGATGCTATCAAGATTGAGAAGGGGACTGAAGGCAACCAAAAGATCGTGTCACCAGGTAATTCCAAGGCacaaacttcaagaaaaactTTGCTGACAAGTTTTCTTGAGATCGAGAGCCCCGACTTATCAAAGGATTGCCTCGTTCCATCAGCAAGGTAA
- the LOC122310488 gene encoding probable LRR receptor-like serine/threonine-protein kinase At1g67720 isoform X1, with protein sequence MGSFPYFLVIFPLVLSPAVCQVEEFVSLDCGGTSNYTDRSTGLPWTSDMGFMSGGKSAVVENPRGNLVQYRRRREFPIDGKKYCYTLITQERRRYLVRATFQYGSPENEEPYPQFKLFLDTTKWSTVSILDASRIYVKEAVIRAPSDSINVCICCATTGSPFISTLELRPFNLSMYATDFEDNFFLEVAARLNFGAPSEDPLRYPDDPYDRIWESDLVKRQNFLVGVAPGTERISTSKNVNIRTREYPPEKLMQTAVVGTQGKLSYRLNLDDFPGNARAYAYFAEIEDLGANETRKFKLMQPYTQDYSNAVVNIAENANGSYTLYEPSYMNVTLDFVLSFAFLKTGDSTRGPLLNAMEISKYVKIDSKTDGHDLSVVNALRNMSSESIWTNEGDPCVPTQWEWVTCSSTPPPRITKIHVSRKNVKGEIPSGLNNMEALTELWLDGNSLTGPLPDISNLINLKILHLENNELSGPLPSSLGSLPNLQEVYIQNNSFTGEIPRGLLSGRVNFQYGDNPKLRKGAQNRKNFKLILGISIGVLVILSVLFLGSLLFMRIFRRKMYQEESDAKGDSKRSSTKPSATYSIARGAHLMEDGITYYIALSELEEATQNFSKKIGRGSFGSVFYGKMKDGKEVAVKIMTDLTSHGNQQFVTEVALLSRIHHRNLVPLIGYCEEEHQCILVYEYMHNGTLRDRIHDSANQNRLDWLARLYIAEDAAKGLEYLHTGCNPSIIHRDVKTSNILLDINMRAKVSDFGLSRQAEEDLTHISSVARGTVGYLDPEYYANQQLTEKSDVYSFGVVLLELISGRKPISPEEFGPEINIVHWARSLIRKGDIISVIDPFLVGNVKIESVWRIAEVAIQCVEQHGASRPRMQEIILAIQDAIKIEKGTEGNQKIVSPGNSKAQTSRKTLLTSFLEIESPDLSKDCLVPSAR encoded by the exons ATGGGTTCATTTCCTTATTTCCTGGTTATATTTCCTTTAGTTCTATCACCTGCTGTGTGCCAAGTTGAAG AATTCGTCAGTCTAGACTGTGGAGGCACAAGTAATTACACTGACCGTAGTACTGGATTGCCATGGACATCAGACATGGGATTCATGAGCGGTGGAAAATCAGCAGTAGTAGAAAATCCAAGAGGAAACCTAGTACAGTATCGAAGGCGGCGAGAGTTTCCCATAGACGGCAAGAAGTACTGCTACACTTTAATCACCCAAGAAAGAAGGCGGTATCTAGTTCGTGCAACATTTCAGTATGGCAGCCCGGAAAATGAAGAACCATATCCCCAGTTTAAGTTATTCTTGGACACGACCAAGTGGTCAACTGTATCGATTTTGGATGCTTCAAGAATATATGTGAAGGAAGCTGTCATCAGGGCACCCTCTGATTCCATAAATGTGTGCATATGCTGTGCAACAACTGGTTCTCCATTCATATCTACACTTGAGCTGCGTCCCTTTAACCTTTCAATGTATGCCACTGATTTCGAAGACAATTTCTTCTTGGAAGTTGCAGCTAGATTGAACTTTGGGGCCCCAAGTGAAGATCCCCTTAG GTACCCAGATGATCCCTATGACAGAATTTGGGAGTCCGATCTGGTTAAAAGGCAAAACTTTCTTGTGGGTGTGGCCCCGGGCACAGAGAGAATAAGTACATCGAAGAATGTAAACATAAGAACAAGAGAGTACCCGCCTGAAAAATTGATGCAAACAGCTGTTGTTGGCACCCAAGGGAAGCTCAGCTATAGATTGAATTTAGACGATTTCCCTGGCAATGCTCGAGCTTATGCATACTTCGCTGAAATTGAAGACTTAGGTGCCAATGAAACTCGGAAGTTTAAATTGATGCAGCCTTACACCCAAGACTATAGCAATGCAGTGGTAAATATTGCTGAGAATGCCAATGGGAGCTATACTCTTTATGAACCCAGCTACATGAATGTGACTCTTGATTTTGTTCTGTCATTTGCCTTCCTTAAGACCGGGGATTCAACTCGAGGACCGCTTCTTAATGCAATGGAAATTAGTAAATACGTAAAGATTGATTCAAAGACTGACGGACACGACT TGAGTGTTGTCAATGCCCTTCGCAACATGTCTTCTGAAAGCATTTGGACAAATGAAGGTGATCCTTGTGTCCCAACTCAGTGGGAATGGGTAACCTGTAGCTCAACCCCTCCACCGAGAATTACAAAAAT CCACGTATCAAGAAAGAATGTGAAGGGTGAAATCCCATCAGGGCTCAACAACATGGAGGCCTTGACAGAGTT GTGGTTGGATGGCAATTCCCTCACAGGTCCACTCCCTGACATAAGTAATCTTATCAATTTAAAGATTCT GCATCTTGAGAACAACGAATTGAGTGGTCCATTACCTTCTTCCCTTGGCAGCTTGCCAAACTTACAAGAAGT GTACATACAAAACAACTCTTTTACCGGGGAAATACCACGAGGACTGTTAAGTGGGAGAGTCAATTTTCA GTATGGAGATAATCCCAAACTACGTAAAGGCGCACAGAACAGGAAGAATTTTAAGCTGATACTTGGAATTTCGATTGGAGTGCTTGTAATTCTGTCAGTTCTCTTCTTAGGAAGTTTATTATTTATGCGAATTTTTCGAAGAAAGATGTATCAAGAGGAAAGCGATGCAAAAG GTGATTCTAAGCGTAGCAGCACCAAACCTTCAGCCACATATTCAATTGCCCGTGGAGCGCATTTAATGGAGGATGGCATAACTTACTATATTGCACTCTCTGAACTAGAAGAAGCTACCCAaaacttttcaaagaaaattggCAGAGGAAGCTTTGGATCTGtcttttatgggaaaatgaaaGACGGAAAAGAGGTGGCAGTTAAGATCATGACAGATCTGACCAGCCATGGAAACCAGCAATTTGTGACTGAG GTAGCCCTCTTGTCAAGAATTCATCATAGAAATTTGGTTCCATTAATTGGATACTGTGAAGAAGAACATCAATGTATTTTGGTATATGAGTATATGCACAATGGAACCTTGCGGGATCGCATACATG ATTCTGCCAACCAGAATCGTTTAGACTGGCTTGCTCGTCTTTATATAGCAGAAGATGCGGCTAAAG GTCTCGAGTACTTGCACACTGGATGCAATCCAAGTATCATTCACCGAGATGTAAAAACAAGCAATATTCTCCTAGACATCAATATGAGAGCAAAAGTGTCAGATTTCGGACTTTCAAGGCAAGCTGAAGAAGATTTAACCCATATATCAAGTGTGGCACGAGGAACAGTAGGCTACCTGGATCCTGA GTACTACGCAAATCAGCAATTGACTGAAAAGAGTGATGTTTACAGTTTTGGGGTGGTTCTCTTGGAATTGATCTCTGGAAGAAAGCCTATTTCCCCAGAAGAATTTGGCCCTGAAATAAACATTGTTCACTGG GCGAGGTCTTTGATTCGCAAGGGGGATATTATTAGTGTCATAGACCCTTTCCTGGTAGGAAACGTCAAGATCGAGTCCGTTTGGAGGATTGCTGAAGTTGCTATCCAGTGTGTTGAACAACACGGGGCTTCCAGGCCAAGGATGCAGGAAATCATTTTGGCCATACAGGATGCTATCAAGATTGAGAAGGGGACTGAAGGCAACCAAAAGATCGTGTCACCAGGTAATTCCAAGGCacaaacttcaagaaaaactTTGCTGACAAGTTTTCTTGAGATCGAGAGCCCCGACTTATCAAAGGATTGCCTCGTTCCATCAGCAAGGTAA